GCTATGCGCAGCCAACCGGGTGCGGTTGGCTGCACCGGGCCACGACGGTCTCCGCGGCGGACCTCGATGGGTTCGTGCCCCTCCGCTACCTCAGCCCCTCTTGGCGCGGGGAACCCCCGCGGCCTCGTGCGTATCGCTCTCATTCGCCCTCTGGATAGTGCACGTGCCAGTTCAGCTCACTCAGCACGCCCCGGGCTGAGCTTACGAGTGGCTGCGGTCCCTGCACCGAGCTCTCCATCCCGAAGGTCAGCGCCGCGCCAAGAGATGGGGCCACGTAACGCTGCAAGCGGCCGTACCTTCCGCTGCACAGGTGCACGAAAGGTACCTTGAGCTCCCGCTTGAGCAGGACAGTTGTCCGGAACGCCTCGATCACTTCGTCCTCGCTGTCCGCGCGCACAACGATCTTGGGGATATCCGCGCCACGCGACACGAAGTCACTCAGATGCTCGAGGATCTCCTCGCAGGTCAGGAACTCGCTCGGGGCGTGCGAGGACATGACCACCTCGGCGCCCTTCGCGTGAAGGCGGTCGATCAGGCGCTTCTGCTTCTCGATCGCCTGCTTGTCGCGCGTGCGCTCACGGGGGGCCGGATCGTACATATCGCCCATGAGGTCGCAGGCAGCAGCGCCCGCCTCGACGGTCAGCTGCAGCAGCTCCGCACGGGCGTCGTCGTCGATCCTATCGGCGGCGAGGTTGCCGGAGCGGTAGCACAGCGGCATCATCGGCCGTCCCGTGCAGTGGAACACCCTCGAGAGTTCCTCGAGCGTGAGCCTGTCGCGCTCCCAACCTGCCAGGCTCACCGCGAAGGCGTCGGCGCCGTCGTGTTCGCACTTCAGTATGCTGCCGATGGTCGCTTCCGGTGTAGCTCCCTCGATGATGGCTGCGAGATAGGGTGATTGGAGCCGCAAAAAGGATGGTCGCATGAATCCACTCCCTGGGTCTTGAGACTAGAAATCCCACTTGAACTCGGGGTTCTGGCACTTGATCACCTGGATGATCCGGCTGACCTCCAGGGCGTCGGCATTCGCGATGGGGAAGGGCACGCCTTCGCGCAGAGTCCGGTAGAGATGCCGGGCGGTCTCAATCTCGACGTAGACCCACATGTTGGTGTCGGGCTGGACCGTCTGCGTCTCGTCGCGCCACGGCAGGTCCATGTCGCTCCAGTGCCCTCCGTTGAGGGGCGGGGAGTCCACGCTGGCAGTCGCCTCGCTGAACTCGAAACCCGGGTCGAGGTAGCGCAGGCGGAGGTGCTTTTCGTCCTCGCAGACCAGGCTCCCGCGGCTCCCGTAGACAGTGCAGAAGGCGCCTGGCAAGGCCACGTTGTTGCTGATCTCCAGATCGACGACGATGCCGTTCTCGCCAGTCAGGACGACCTTCACGTGGGTCTCCGCATCGGCGATGGTGTTGACGCCCTTCAGGTTGCCCCAAACGTCCTTCACCGGGCCACCGATGAACTGCAGGGCATGGTCGATGATGTGGGAGCCCCAGTTGTTCAACTGGCCGCCGCCGTAGCGGAGGTAGGCCTGCCAGTCGGCCCGGCGAGCGAAGGCATGATGGCGACATAGCTTGACCTCCAGGAGGTCGCCGAGGAGGCCGCTCCTGACGATCCCGAGGATCTGCTGCATGGCCGGCTCGAAGCGGTGATTGTGCAGGAAGAAGAGCTTGCCGGGGTAGTTCCGGTCGGCCTGCCGCAGCTGCTCGATCTCACAAAGGGACATGGCAATGGGCTTCTCGAGCAATACGAACTTGCCGGCGGCGAGGGCCTGCGAGGCATCAGCCACATGCGTCAGTGAACGTGTGGCGATGATCACCAACTCGACGTTGGGGTCGGCCAGCAGGTCTTCGGCCCTGGTATATCCGGCGCAACCATAGTCCGCCACGAAGCCGTCGACCTTCGGCTGTTCGACGTCGCAGGCGCCCACGACCTCGTACATAGCGGTCTGAGCAGCAAAGTGCCTCGCATGAACCGATCCGATGCGCCCGAGCCCCCAGGCTCCCAACCTGATTGCTGACATATTCCCTGACCTGCTCCCCTCTGTGGTCCCACAGCTTGTGTGAGTTCCGGCCGTCATCCCGGCCTCTACGCCTCTGGTTCGCCGTTCGCTGCACACTCCCTCCTGTGGGCCCGGCAGGCTCCTTGCGACCCAGTCCCTCGACCGCAACAGGCCAGGCGGGTTCTCCGAGGTGGAGTACACGATCCCCGAGGAGATAACGCGCGGGAAGAAGAAGGTAAGAGTCAGGTTCAAGGCACATCCGGGCAACACCGGCGGCGGGATATTCGAGTGTGATCTACTGCGGCAGTTGGGGCGGAGTTCAAGGCCACGGTCGCTTCGACGTGCCGAATCGGCACGCTCATCGAGGTTGGTCCGCCCGACGCCGTTCCGTGGATGAAGGAGACCTAACATGCGCTTCGAAGGCGTCCGCGTCGTCGTTACCGGCTCCTCACGCAATACTGGTCTGGGCATCGCCCGGCGGTTCTCAGCCGAAGGTGCACGGGTGGTGGTCAACGGCACCGATGCGACCAAGGTCGCCGCGGCAGTCTCCACCGTGCCCGGGTCGGTGGGCGCCGTCGCCGACCTGAGCACGAAGACCGGCGTCGAGGCGTTGTTTGAGGTGGTTGATCGCGAGTTGGGCGGGGTCGAGGTCCTCGTCAATAACGCCGCGCACCAGGGTCTAGGGCCGACCTTCGTCGAGGTCGAGGATGATCTGTTGGAGGCCGTCGTGGCGACCAACGTACTGGGCTACTACCGCTGTGCCCAGGCTGCCGCGCGGCGCATGATCGGGCAGGGCATCGCCGGCGCCATCGTCAACCTCGGCTCGAACACCGCCGACCGGCCGGTGCGGGCACGCACAGCCTACTGCGCGTCCAAGGGCGCGATTGACGCCATGACGCGGGCCATCGCCGTGGACCTGGCGCCCCACGGGATCCGCGTCAACACCGTGGCGCCGGGCTACATCCTGACCGAGCGCTGGGACTCCCTTGACCCTGAGGTGGCTGCGGGGCGCCGCGAGTTCATCCCGCTCGGTGAGCCGGCGACCAGCGACGACGTCGCCGTGGCCGTCCTGTTCCTGGCCAGCGCTGAGGCGGGCAACATCACCGGTGCGCGCCTGCTGGTGGATGGCGGTGTTTCGGTGCAGTTCGCACCGCCGGGACTGAAGGTCTAGGGGCGCCTGCATGGCGTCCCTGGGAGACGGCCGGCGCACACCGATTGCCGCAGGCATAGGACCGAACAGCCGCGTGGCTTCCTTTGCCTCACGGCCGGCTGCGAATCTCGTAGAGCTGGTAGCCGACCTCGCGGATGCCTGCGACGGTTTCGGGGTAGGGCACGTCGCACACGTCCACTAGGCCGTTCTGCATGTTCTCCCCGTCGAAGCGCCCGCCCGTGGGCTCCTCACCGAACTGATGCCAGTGAGCTCCGACGAGGTTCGGATGGCGCAGCGCCGAGGTGATGTAGGTTACGTAAGCCCTGACGCGTGCGTTCTGGTCTGCGACTTCGATGAGGCTCGGGTCGAAGGGGCCACGGTCGAGGGCGCCGAAGTGGAACTCCCCGACCATCACCGGCTTGTCCACGCCCTCGGGGAGTCGGAACGCGTCCAGGCTGTGCCGGTAGAGGTTGTAGCTGAGCACGTCGCAGTACTTCGCGGCGATCTGGACGGCGGTCTTGGTCGAACCGGCGAAGCGGCAGCCCAGGTACAGCAGGTCCGGCGCGACGGACTTGAACTCGTCGTGGACGTTCCTGAAGTAGGCCTCAGCCAGGACGGCCGAGAACTCGGCACAGTCGTCCCTTGCGCCCGCCGGCGGCTTCTGCTGCGTCTCGAGTAGGGCGTCCCAACCGCTGTAGCTCGCTTGCCAGGCTCGGTTCAGCGCCGCGATGCTCCCGTGTTTCTCGCGGAGGCGACGGACGAACTCCACCTTCGCAGGCTGGGTGGCCGGGGATTGCAGCGTCCACTCCGCCAGCGAGGTCTCCTCCCCCCAACTGACCTCGTTGTCCACGAAGAGGCCGAAGCACCAGGGGTCCGCCAGCTCTTCCCTGCGCTCCAGAAGCTGCCGCCGGAGGGTGAGGCGGAACTCCGGGTGGAAGGGGTCCTTGAACTTCCACCAGCCCAGCCGTGCGCCCTCGATGTCCGGCGCCTTCAGGTCGATACGGTCGCAGTAGGGAGTGCGGTCTTGCAGGCAGATGCTCCTGTCGGAGCTGTTCGCGATGGTGTTCATGCCCCAGCTCCGGAGCCGCTGATGGGCAAGGTCGGAGTAGCGCGCCCGCCAGGCCGGGCCATACTTGCGGAAGGCGTTCGCCGAGGAGAAGTCGTAGGTGCGCTTGATGCCGCGTGCCACGTAGTACGGCCACAGCAGCTCGTCGTGAGTGGTGTAGAACAGGGCAAGCGGCGAGTCGGGCGCGGGCAGGTTGGTGAAGTAGAACTCGCGCCCGTCCAGCGGGGTGACCGACGTCGACGGATTGACGCGCACCGGGCCATGCGACCACCACAGGCAGCCCTCCGGGTCGACCATCCACCACTTGCCGTCAACCTTCTCGACGCGGAACCGGCCGGTCGCCTCTCGCTTCGGCCCTTTAGCCCAGCCGCCGTACTGGTTCCAGTCCTCCGGCCCCGGATGCGCAGCCAGGTCGACGCGCTCCGCCTCGGTCGCCCTCTCCAGGTCGTCGTCCGAGTGCGTCTTGCCGGGCCAGTCCCTGTGTTTGAACTGCCCGTACTCGTCGAGGATCGGGAAGAACTCCTCCGCCGACAGGCGCATCCACGGTGCTACCTCGGGCAACGGCCCCGGGTGCGCGACGATCCGCTTGATGCCCCAACGCCAGTCGAGCTTTGGTTTGTCGATGTATATGGCCAGGCCAACGACCTTCGACGCGTCCAGATCGGGGGCCGCACCTGTGGGCGTGGGGAAGGGGCCGCGTCTCAGACCACGGAGCTTGCTGTTGATATCCCGCGCTGTGGGCAGCCACGTCTGAAGGGCCACGTCGTAGGTCCTCGCATCATGGCCGGAGATTCTGATGCGCTGCACGGAGGTGCCCTGCAGCTTGTCAGGATCGGCGTCCGGGTTGTCAAGCCGCACCGAGAGCGGCAGTTCGCCCTTCTCGTCGAGAAGGACCAGCTCAAGGGTCACACGGTTGCATCCGGTGAGGTCCCACGCACCCTTGATCAGCACGCCGGGACGACCCGTGCCGCCCTTCGTTTCGACGCGCAGAAGGCCGTCCTGAAGGACAACGGCCGCCTGGCACAGGGCGATCACGCACTCAGGCGACATGGTCGCCGCCTCATAGACCACAATCTCACTGGCTGGCGCTGGGGCTTGCGCGTTCATGGGTGTCCCCTTCGATTTCCCGTCCTGATTCCCGTGAGCCTCGGGAACAGAAGGTGATGTCGCGACCGCTTCGGTGCCGCTCCTCGTCAACGGCCTGCCACTACCACCGCGTAGTCATGTGCTGTCGGACCGAGCTCGACGCGGGCCTCCGCCTGCACCGCCAGTTCCTTCACTTTCGTCCGGCTGTCCAGATCCCAGACCTCCAGCTTCCCCGGTCCTGGCGGGCGCACGGTGATCGTTAGCGGACGCGTCTCCCGGGCGCGTACGTTCAGCCTGGGCACACCCGCAAGGTTGCGCACATAGGCAATCAGGACCTGGCTGTCCTTCGACGCGAGATAGGCCGCCTGGAAGCCCGGGCTTACCGTGACCCGTGTCGAGGGAGGGGAGTCCGGAGGGCTGAAGCGGTCGCCCTGCAGAACAACCTGTCCCTTCGCAGGGACGGCGTCGGGCGGGACGAAGGTCAGTGGCACGGCGTGCTCCAGCGACCACCAAGTGTAGCGCGCGAGGTTCGGCAGCTCGAGGTCCGCGGCGGTCACTCGGACTGCGACCGGCGTCGGCGCCGGCTCGAAGGTGCGCCAATCGACCCGCGCTGTGATCTCGGAGAGAATCGCGAACTCCCTGGCATCCGCGATGGCATCCCAGGAAATGCCGCCGGGCGATCCGTTGAGGAAGGAGAGCCACAGGCAATCGCGGGTGATGAGGGCCTTCAGCTCGGGGTAGTCGGCCTCGCGCGTCCGATCGTTCCCCGTCTCACCCAGCAGGCTGACCTTCGGGCCGAGGCGGTCGCACAGCGTCATCAGCGCCGCGTAGTTGCCTAGCTCGCGAGGCGCATCGCCGACCAGCCTGCGGAAGGAGTCGTAGTCCGGGTACGTCGGGTAGGCGTGGTAGTTGAAGAAGTCCACGTCCGCTGCCCGGATCCAGCTCAGCTCCGGGCCAGGCGTGGCCTCGCACGCGCTCGTGGTGATGAGGTGTCGGGGCGATACGCTGCGGATCGTCGCGACGATCTGGTTGGTCCACCGGATGGCCGCGTCGAGGTCGCCGCCCGCCCGGTAGGTCTCGTTCATGACTTCCCAGGCCAGGATGCGTGGGTCGTCCTTGAAGGGCTCCACGACCTCACGCACGTACTGGCGCTGGAGCTTGAGGGCCTCGGGGTTGGTGAACCAGTCTGCCTGCTTCTGTATGAGTGCGTCGTAGGCTGCGATCCCCTGGTAGCCGAAGTTGCGGTAGTGCCCCCACCAGAGGACGGGGATCGCGCGCACGCCCATCGGCCCGATCAGGTCCAGGAGTCGCCGCAGGCGCCCGAGGAGGTACGGGTCGGCATGTCCGCCGGTGTCGCCTCCGATGGACTTCGCATCCACGGTCACCCCGAAGCGCACGCAGTTGACGCCATACGCCGCCAGCATCGCGACCCAGTTGACGATATCCTCGTCGCTGGCGCGGCACCACTGCGCCGGGCCTTGCAGGCGTACAACCACCTCCGGATCCGGGGCGAACAGGCCGATGGTTGCGTAGCCCCAGGGCGTGTACGGCTTTCCGGCACTCGTCTCGAAGCGGCCCTTCGGGCCGAGTCTGATAAGGCCCTCGGCCTCCCACGGCCTCGCCGCAGCATCGTAGACGAGGAAGGGCGCCTCGAAGGTCCGGCCGCCCTCTACCTTCACCGCCCCTCGAT
This genomic window from Armatimonadia bacterium contains:
- a CDS encoding type I 3-dehydroquinate dehydratase — encoded protein: MRPSFLRLQSPYLAAIIEGATPEATIGSILKCEHDGADAFAVSLAGWERDRLTLEELSRVFHCTGRPMMPLCYRSGNLAADRIDDDARAELLQLTVEAGAAACDLMGDMYDPAPRERTRDKQAIEKQKRLIDRLHAKGAEVVMSSHAPSEFLTCEEILEHLSDFVSRGADIPKIVVRADSEDEVIEAFRTTVLLKRELKVPFVHLCSGRYGRLQRYVAPSLGAALTFGMESSVQGPQPLVSSARGVLSELNWHVHYPEGE
- a CDS encoding Gfo/Idh/MocA family oxidoreductase is translated as MSAIRLGAWGLGRIGSVHARHFAAQTAMYEVVGACDVEQPKVDGFVADYGCAGYTRAEDLLADPNVELVIIATRSLTHVADASQALAAGKFVLLEKPIAMSLCEIEQLRQADRNYPGKLFFLHNHRFEPAMQQILGIVRSGLLGDLLEVKLCRHHAFARRADWQAYLRYGGGQLNNWGSHIIDHALQFIGGPVKDVWGNLKGVNTIADAETHVKVVLTGENGIVVDLEISNNVALPGAFCTVYGSRGSLVCEDEKHLRLRYLDPGFEFSEATASVDSPPLNGGHWSDMDLPWRDETQTVQPDTNMWVYVEIETARHLYRTLREGVPFPIANADALEVSRIIQVIKCQNPEFKWDF
- a CDS encoding SDR family oxidoreductase produces the protein MRFEGVRVVVTGSSRNTGLGIARRFSAEGARVVVNGTDATKVAAAVSTVPGSVGAVADLSTKTGVEALFEVVDRELGGVEVLVNNAAHQGLGPTFVEVEDDLLEAVVATNVLGYYRCAQAAARRMIGQGIAGAIVNLGSNTADRPVRARTAYCASKGAIDAMTRAIAVDLAPHGIRVNTVAPGYILTERWDSLDPEVAAGRREFIPLGEPATSDDVAVAVLFLASAEAGNITGARLLVDGGVSVQFAPPGLKV
- a CDS encoding beta-agarase, with protein sequence MNAQAPAPASEIVVYEAATMSPECVIALCQAAVVLQDGLLRVETKGGTGRPGVLIKGAWDLTGCNRVTLELVLLDEKGELPLSVRLDNPDADPDKLQGTSVQRIRISGHDARTYDVALQTWLPTARDINSKLRGLRRGPFPTPTGAAPDLDASKVVGLAIYIDKPKLDWRWGIKRIVAHPGPLPEVAPWMRLSAEEFFPILDEYGQFKHRDWPGKTHSDDDLERATEAERVDLAAHPGPEDWNQYGGWAKGPKREATGRFRVEKVDGKWWMVDPEGCLWWSHGPVRVNPSTSVTPLDGREFYFTNLPAPDSPLALFYTTHDELLWPYYVARGIKRTYDFSSANAFRKYGPAWRARYSDLAHQRLRSWGMNTIANSSDRSICLQDRTPYCDRIDLKAPDIEGARLGWWKFKDPFHPEFRLTLRRQLLERREELADPWCFGLFVDNEVSWGEETSLAEWTLQSPATQPAKVEFVRRLREKHGSIAALNRAWQASYSGWDALLETQQKPPAGARDDCAEFSAVLAEAYFRNVHDEFKSVAPDLLYLGCRFAGSTKTAVQIAAKYCDVLSYNLYRHSLDAFRLPEGVDKPVMVGEFHFGALDRGPFDPSLIEVADQNARVRAYVTYITSALRHPNLVGAHWHQFGEEPTGGRFDGENMQNGLVDVCDVPYPETVAGIREVGYQLYEIRSRP
- a CDS encoding carbohydrate binding domain-containing protein — encoded protein: MVRLLLTTLLLGSAAWPAELQVLDDFEHGVRGWYLVEGTKPAGAPPLCVMTASAEAKVGRGAARLSYQPCPNTWTHMQLNISTTDWIANNCDRVSFWLKGDGSGERLNVMFGNYELRPALSYRHAVTLDFTGWRQFVVPFAEFEPQGAMAANLGKLVLVQLNVSTTSKPVDVLLDDLVALPAEREGPPTRFFDFVEVPTGGWDTRGPTGALPVDNLHGLPPDKRPPVYLHGIGNHPELHNPVTFAVTYPEAGRFGVKVSSTSGYGGSRLLLKVDGEERLRRDFPGETETALLDYRGYYGVPVGAGPHTITVDNDGKDWIVVEAYCFDNYRTADARLRREDGRVEAQVMDADGRPLEGVTVEAYVADEPIPLARQADGTWLSETLWGRFLCGRYPVRVVARRGEETLFAKTLTATLGSPRLRPAKTAFSVDSGVMLDLIYTSEADAPLPGQHLVAKVAGREVPCVEQPDGVYRADLGRLPAGRYRGAVKVEGGRTFEAPFLVYDAAARPWEAEGLIRLGPKGRFETSAGKPYTPWGYATIGLFAPDPEVVVRLQGPAQWCRASDEDIVNWVAMLAAYGVNCVRFGVTVDAKSIGGDTGGHADPYLLGRLRRLLDLIGPMGVRAIPVLWWGHYRNFGYQGIAAYDALIQKQADWFTNPEALKLQRQYVREVVEPFKDDPRILAWEVMNETYRAGGDLDAAIRWTNQIVATIRSVSPRHLITTSACEATPGPELSWIRAADVDFFNYHAYPTYPDYDSFRRLVGDAPRELGNYAALMTLCDRLGPKVSLLGETGNDRTREADYPELKALITRDCLWLSFLNGSPGGISWDAIADAREFAILSEITARVDWRTFEPAPTPVAVRVTAADLELPNLARYTWWSLEHAVPLTFVPPDAVPAKGQVVLQGDRFSPPDSPPSTRVTVSPGFQAAYLASKDSQVLIAYVRNLAGVPRLNVRARETRPLTITVRPPGPGKLEVWDLDSRTKVKELAVQAEARVELGPTAHDYAVVVAGR